The genomic interval TCAAAGTGCTATTGAGCACTTAAAAATGGAAGACAAAGGCTATGTTGTGGCAGTTACCCCCGACGGCCCATTAGGACCAAAATATGTAGCTAAAGACGGGGTTGCAAGAATAGCCCTTGCAACAGGGAAACCGATAGTTTGCTTTGCATACAATGCATCAAAAAAGATTGTGGCAAACTCCTGGGATAACTTTATAATCCCCCTTCCCTGCTCTGATTTTGTCTATGTGTATGACAAACCTTTCTTTGCAGATAAAAATATAAGTGTGAAAGAAAACCTTGAAATAATAACTGAAAGATTAAACAAAGTAACCGCAATAGCGGACAATTGGGAGTTTTAGTATGAGAAGTATGACAGGATTTGCAGAAGCAAAAAGAGAATTTGATGGTTTTACAGTAAATATTGTAATAAAGAGCATTAATAGTAAATACCTTGATGCAAATGTAAAAATTGATGATAACTTTCAATCATTTGAAAACGATATAATTTCAATTGTCAAAACAAAGGTTAAAAGGGGAAGGGTAAGCATTTTTATAACAATTGAATTTGACACATCTAAATACCCTGTAATTGTTAACGAAGAAAAGGTAAAGCCCATTTTAGAGCAGATAGAAAAAATTCAGAAAGAATTCCCCTCTTTTGATTTTAATGTGCCTTTAAATGTATTTTTATCTCAAAACAATGGCTTTTTTGAAAACCAATTAACCGATGAATTAAAAGAGAAAATTAAACAAGCAATTCTTGAAACCCTTGATTCAATACTTGATACTTTTAATAAATCAAGGGAAAAGGAAGGGGAATTTCTTAAAAAAGACTTTAAAGAAAGGCTAAACAGGATTGAAATTCTGCTTGAAGAGATTGAGAAACAGAGAGACGGCTTTTTTGAAAAACAGCTTGAAAAATACAGAAAATTGATTGGAGGCCTTGTAAAAGAGGGTGACGAAAACAGAATAATGATTGAAGCAGGAATACTTGCCGACAAACTTGACATTAGCGAGGAATTAACAAGGCTTAAAAGCCATGTATCAGTTTTCAGGGAAACTATGGAAGAAAAAGAAAAAGCAATAGGCAAAAAACTTGACTTTATACTTCAGGAGATGATGAGAGAATCAAATACAATAGGTTCAAAGGGTAAAGACAAAAATATATCAAAACTGGTAATTGAACTTAAAACAGAAATTGAAAAGATAAGGGAACAGGTTCAAAATATAGAATAAAATGGAATATCTAATTTTCAACTCCTTTCAGGTTTTCCTAATCGCAGGAATTATTATTTTCCTGGGACAGGTAATTTACGCAGCACTGGGGTTTGGCTCTGCAATGGTATCTATAACCCTTTTATCACTTGTTTTTGGAGATTTATCTCAAATAATCCCCTATTTTCTCCTGCTTTGCATACCCACCGAAATTGCAATTGTTTACAAAAATAGAAAAACAATAGATTTTTCATTTGTTAAAAAGTTTGTTCTATTCCTCTTTGCAGGGCTTTTAATTGGCTCTTATTTGTTAAAAAACGCTGTTCCAGAAAAACTTGTTATTTACCTTGGAATAACAATCTCTATTATTGCCCTGTACTTTCTGTTTTTTGAGAAAAAATTAGCATTCAGTTTTAAAAAAAACGGATTTGCAGGTAAGATACTCTCATTTATTACAGGGATTTTAGGGGGAGTGTACGGAATATCAGGCCCACCGATAATAATTTTTTTAAAGGGATTAAAATTAAATAAAAGTGAATTCAGGGCAACAATTCTCTCAATTTTCTTTTCAATGAGTATATTAAGAACAGTAATTTACACATTTTTAGGCTTGTACAACATTAAAATACTATTAACTGCAATTTTTACATTTCCATTTGTAATGTTAGGGCTTTACCTTGGCAATAAAATTCACCTAACATTTTCTGAAACCAAATTTAAAAAAATAACCGCCGCCGTTTTACTGATTAACGGTCTAATACTTGTAATCAAAAACCTTACATAAGAAAGAAATAACAGTAAATTGTAACAAAAATTGTTGCAAAAACCTGAAGCCAAATCCCTGCTTTAGCCATATCCTTAACAGAAATAACCCCACTTCCCATTACAATTGCATTAGGTGGAGTGGCAACAGGGAGAACAAAGGCAAAAGATGCACCTAATGTTGCCGGGATAAGCAGAATCAAAGGATCTATATTTGCCGTTTGAGCAATACCTGCAAGAATTGGAAGCATAATCGTTGTTGTTGCCGTATTTGATGTAAATTGAGTTAAAGTGCCTAAAACTAAAATCACAAGAAAAACAAGCACCAATGGATGCAAATGAGTTATAAATGCAAACTTATGCCCAACCCAGTGTGTCAATTCAGTTGCTTTGAAAGACTCTGCCAGTGCAAATCCACCACCAAAAAGGAATAAAACCTCCCATGGAATCTTTACCACATCTGAAAAATCAATTATAGCTTTGCCCTTTTCCTTTGCAGGGAGAAAAAACATTAATGTTGCAAAAAACATCGCCACTGTTGAATCTTTTATATATTTTCCATAAGGGAAGAATGAAACCCACCCCCTTATCTTAAAAGAACCAAAATTAAAGCCTGCCCTTGTTATCCAGCCAATTGCGGTTAAAGCAAAAATAACAAGAACTATCTTTTCCTCAAAACTCATTTTACTCAGAGACTCTTTTTCAATATCAATAATTTTTTTCATATTCTCTTTTGGTAAACCTTTAAAGGGGAAGCAAAAGAAAACCATATAAACCCATGCAAAAGCAAGCAAGAACAAACTTATCGGCAAGCCTATTTCCATCCACCTTGCAAAGGAAATTTGAGCACCAAAGAGTTTATTATACATCCCCGCAAAAACAAGGTTCGGTGGTGTCCCCACCAAAGTTGCAACACCCCCTATTGATGCTGCAAAGGCAATACTCAACATCAATGTTTTTGAAAAATTTAAAAAATCAAGACTATCTTTCATTTTCTCGGAAAAACTCTGAATAAGGGCAAGACCTATTGGCATCATCATCAATGTTGTTGCAGTATTTGACATCCACATTGAAAGAAACGCTGTCGCAACCATAAATCCCAAAATAATGGTATTTGGATTTGCCCCTAAAAAATCCACAATATTCACTGCAATTCTCTTATGCAACCCCCACTTTTGAATAGCCTGGGCAATAATTAACCCGCCTAAAAACAGGAAAATAAGCCTATGGGCATAGGGCTTTGCAACCTCTGAAGCACTTAATACCCCTAACAGGGGAAACAGTGCAAGGGGCAAAAGTGAAGTTGCACCCATTGGGATAGCATCACTTAACCATAAAATAGCCATTGCAAAGGTTGTTGCTAAAACAGCCTTTTGATTAAAATTCAATCCCTGTATTGGGAATAGTATTATCAAAAGGAAGCCTATAAACGCAATAGCAATCCACTTAAATCTACTCATGGCTACCACCTTTAATTTAGTTTTCACTTAATATGATTTTAAAACATTAGAACAGGTTACTCAAAATTTTATTTAATAAGTTATAATTAAAGAAAAAAGGAGGGATATATGGACCCAGTAAAAATAACCATTAACCTTATTTTTAGCGTATTAGGGATGGCATACTTTATTTACGGGAAAAAATCAGAAAGATGGAACTTTATTATTTTCGGAGCAGTTCTTACATTCTGGCCTTACTTTTTTTCAAATATAGTAATTGAAATAGTCGGTGATATTGTTTTAGCGATAGCACCATTTTTATTAGATTTTTAACCACTTTTTAAAAATAAATTTAATTCATCTATCAAACCGTTTAATCGTTGTTTAATCAACTCAAGGTTTTCAATGTCTTTTTCAACCTTCTCCTTCTGCTCAACTCTCTTTTTCATTGCAAGTTTTACAGCCCCGTAAGTTGACTTTAATGTGGTATCAAATTTCTCTTCAAGTGTCCGTTCAAAGGTTCTAAAACTTTTATCTATGCTCTGATAAATAGACCATCTAATATTTTCAATATTTGAAATAACAAGGGAATGAATCTGCTCTTTAATTCTCTTTACAATCCTTCTATTTCTCACCTTTAAAGGCATAACCTTATCAACAACAGCAGGGGGAATAGGATTAAAGGTGGTATTCCACTTGTGGGTAACCCAATAGGGCTCATGGGTTAATTCAAAAAGCCTGTCTTCCTGCAACTTTGAATAAGAGACATCAAACAATTCAGCTGCAATGTTTTTAATTGAAATTATAAGACTGTTTGCTCTCTCCTTATGCCTGTTAAGTAAATCACTAACCTTTTTTTCAAAAAGTTCTGTTGTTTCTCCCATTTTCTTTTCAAAAAAAACAGGAATAACCTCTGCAAGCTTATTTCTAATCTCAATCTCATCAATCTTCTCTTTATTACTTGAAGCAATTACCTCGTCCATAACCCCTTCAAGGTATTCCTCAGACTTTTCCCTTAACTCTGATGAATACTCCTCTAAAAACTGATGAAGCCTGTTGTTATCACCTTTTAGCAAATCAAAAGCAGCCTGTTTTTCATACTTTAACTCATCAATCTTTCTCTCAAACAAAGTAAGCTTTTCTTCAAGCACATCAATTGGCATTAAGAGAGATTTTAATTCAATATCAACATTTAAAAGCACTTCATTTAATGAATGCAAAACCTTCAATGCAATAGCCTTTGAAAGAGCCTCTGACTTCTCTTTTGCAAGAAAGCCAACAAGGTGTTCCTCTATTTCCTGAATATTACTTGAGATTAACAAATTTTCATCATTTTTTAATTTCCCCTTTAAAGCCTGCTTTGCAGACACAGGGAAAACCTTTAAATTGCCATCAATCCCGGCCTTTTCAAGGTTTTTTTTCAAAAAATCTAAAACTTCTCCCCTCTCATCTTCATCAAGGTAATCAATTTTGTTTAAAACAAAAAACAACCTTGGAACCTTTTCTTTAACCTTTTTTAAAAAATCAAGTTCAACCTCTGTAATAGGCGGGTCTGAAGAGACGACAAAAAGGGCGGCATCACACTGGGGCAGAAAATTCAAGGTTGCCTCAGTGTTATGCTTATAGGTTGAACCTATCCCTGGAGTATCAATTAAAACTACTCTGTTTTTTAAAAGTGGATTATCCGGAATTTTAATTTCAACCTCAAGAACATTTTTCTCATTCTCAGGATTGTTTTCCTCAGTAACAAATTGGCCAACAAAAACCCTTAATTGAGATATATTTTCAACCTCAAAAATTTCAGGTTTCCTTTCTGAATTAAAAACAATCTTTGCCGACAGGTTTTTCCCGCTTTTCAGGAAGGTGGGTATTGCTGTCAAAGGCACAACAGCAGAGGGAAGTACATCAACACCTAACAGCGCATTTAAAAGAGTGCTCTTACCTCTCTTAAACTGGCCTAAAACAGCAAGGTTAAGCCTCCCCTCTGAAAACCTTTCTTCAAGCAGAGTAAGTTTCTTTAACTCATTTTCAAAAAAATCACCTTTCAGGTTTCCTATAACTGATTTTGATTTTTCAATAAAGGCTAAGCAATCGCAAATTTTAGGGGACGGAGAATGAGAATTAACCATATCTACCTCCTGAAATTAGCAGGCAGGAGTCATCAGCCTCAGGCGCTTTAAGGGGGACCCCATCCCCATTTTTTTTAATTATAACAAAAATCAAGAAAAAATAATAAATAGTAAAACGAAAAATCAATTAACATATAAGAGAATCATGCAGTTCAAAATGTTTACTTGAGTTCATAAATTGGGAATTAAAAATTTTTATTGAAACAACATTTTATATTTTTTAATATTAATTTTGAAACAAAATTTTGGGGGTGAAATTTAATGCGAAATCAAAAAGTATTTTTATTTTTTTATTATTACTTGGTTTTTGTATGTCAATTAATTTGTCACAGGCACAGGAGAAAATGAAAAGATTTGACACATTTGGAAAATCAAATCTCATAAATCATAATGCAAACTCTAATACAACTAACAAACAAGAGATAAAACTTTCAAAAACATTGAAACTTGCGCCATCATACTTTATTCCTAACAGATCAAAAGTAAAAGGGGGTAAAAAGATAATAGACAACAATGAGGTAACAGCCTTTGTGCAGACAAAAAAGGGAAGAATACTCTTTACCCCTAAAGGTGCATTTATAGGAATAACAGTGCCAAAAAACCCAAAAGAAATTGAAAGACGAAGAACAAACAAAAAAAATAGCAAAATGCCAATAGACCAAATAGAAAATGAAAGAGGAAAAGATGCTAAATTAATAGTAATAGGGTTAGGCTTTGAAGGAAAAAACAAAGGAAAATCAAAATCAATAACTCCAGAATTAGAAGAAAAAACAAAAGCAAAAGTAAACTTCTTAATAGGGGAAAAAGAAAACTGGCAGAGAAACATCCCAACATATAGAAAACTTGTATATGAAAATGTATGGGACGGGATAGATGTTGAATACATAGGCTATATGGATAAATTAGAATACAGGGTGATTTTAAATCCAAATGCTAACCCGGATAACATTATAATGATAACAGGTGCTGAAGATTTAGAACTAACAGAAGAAGGAAACTTAATAGCAGAATTAGACGGAGGCAAGTTATACATAGGAAAACCATTAGCCTATCAGGAGATAGACGGGAAAAGGGTTGATGTAAAAGTATCCTTCAAAATTCTATCAAACGGGAGATATACATTTGAATTAGGGAACTATAATCCCAATTATAAATTGATAATTGATCCTGTATTAGAATGGAGTACCTATGTTGGAGGAGATAGAGAGTGGGATGGTGAGCGTAAAAATTCCATAACAATAGATTCCTCTGGTAATATATATGTTTGCGGATACACAGAATCATCTAATTTCCCAACAACTACAGGCGCTTATCAAACAACTTTTAGCGATGGATATTATGACACATTCGTATTTAAACTTAATAGTAACGGAAGCGACTTAATTTATTCAACCTATGTTGGTGGAAGCGGTGCTGACTATGCAGAGAGCATTGCCATAGATTTTTCTGGCAATGTTTATGTTTGCGGATATATAGGATCATCTGATTTTCCCACAACTTCAAATGCTTATCAAACAAGTAATAATGGGGATTATGATGCACTAGTATTTAAGTTGAATAGTGATGGAAGTGATTTAGTTTATTCAACCTATGTTGGTGGAAGTGATAATGATCGTGCAACATCCTTAAGTTTAGATTCTTCTGGCAATGCTTATGTTTGTGGTTTTACGCAATCCTCTGATTTCCCTACAACTACAGGAGCTTATCAAACAACTAATAACGGTGGCTATGATGCTTTTGTATTTAAATTAAGCAGTGATGGTAGCAGTTTAGTTTATTCAACCTATGTTGGTGGAATTGATGGTGATTTCGCATACTCTTTAAGTTTAGATTCTTCTGGTAATACTTATGTTTGTGGAGCAACATTATCTGGTTTCCCAACAACTACAGGGGCTTATCAAACAACTAATAATGGTAGTTATGATGCAATTGTATTTAAGTTGAATAGTGATGGAAGTGATTTAGTTTATTCAACCTATGTGGGTGGAAGTGATTGGGAATTACCAAATTCCATAGCTGTAGATTCTTCTCACAATGCCTATGTTTGCGGATATACACAATCCTCTGATTTTCCAACAACTACAGATGCTTATCAAATAACTTATAACGATGGTTATGAAGATGGATTTGTATTTAAATTAAACAATGATGGGAGTAGTTTAGTTTATTCAACATACATAGGTGGGAGTAAGTCTGATCGTGCGACCTCCATAATAATAGATTCATCTCACAATGCTTATGTTTGCGGATATACAAATTCATCAGATTTTCCTAAAACACAGGGGACCTATGACTCTAACATTCCACATGGTTATGTGGCTTTTGTATTAAAATTTAACAACAAAAACACATGTACAATAAGTGCAAGTGCAGGTGCAGGTGGGACAATAAGTCCAAGTGGCAATGTAACAGTAAATGTAGGAGATGACATAACCTTCACCATTAGTGCAAATAGTGGTTACCATATAAAGGATGTATTAGTTGATGGTTCAAGTGTGGGGGCAGTATCAAGCTATACATTTCAGCGTGTAACATCAAATCACTCAATAGAGGCCCAATTTGAAGCAAATAGTCAGATCACATACTCAATAACAGCAACAGCGGGAACAGGTGGAACAATAAACCCAAGCGGAAATGTAACAGTAAACGAAGGAGTGGATATAAGCTTCACAATTAGTGCAAATAGTGGTTACCACATAAAAGATGTGTTGGTTGATGGTTCAAGTGTAGGGGCAGTATCAACTTATACCTTCCAAAATGTAACATCAAACCACACAATAGAGGCCCAATTTGAAGCAAATAGTCAGATTACATACTCAATAACAGCAACAGCGGGAACAGGTGGGACAATAAACCCAAGCGGAAATGTAATAGTAAACGAAAGAAGAAATATAACCTTTACAATTAGTGCAAATAGTGGTTACCACATAAAGGATGTGTTGGTTGATGGTTCAAGTGTAGGGGCAGTATCAACTTATACCTTCCAAAATGTAACATCAAACCACACAATAGAGGCCCAATTTGAAGCAAATAGTCAGATTACATACTCAATAACAGCAACAGCAGGAACAGGTGGGACAATAAACCCTAGTGGTGATATAACAGTAAATTATGGAGATGATGTTACTTTTACAATCACTCCCGATAGTGGAAATTTTATTGAAGATGTAACTGTTGATGGACACTCTGTTGGAAGAGTTCAAACCTATACTTTCTATAATGTACATTCTGACCATAAAATTCATGCAGTATTCACTGACACATTGCCTCCAACAATTACAAGTGCAAAAGCTCAAAGTTTAAGAGGGCAATTACCATTAAAGGTTAATTTTACCTGTAATGCTTACGATCCGGATGGCGGAGCTATTGTAAGATACATCTGGCACATTGATGGGGATGATTTTTCAGACACAGTTGTAACCTTTGATGGATTATGCAATTACATGTTTGTAAAACCTGATACTTACCATATTTCTGTAACTGTAATTGATGATGAGGGAGAATCGGCTTCCGTGGTTTTAAAAGATTTCACCAACGAAGATACAACCATAGTTGTAGAAAATCCACAACACTTTAATCTTGTTATGCCATTACCAGTAGTTTCTATTGGCAAATCAGCAAACTCTTCAAAAGACATTAATATCCATAATATTGTAACAAGCATTCTAAACCTTACCAACGAAAAATCACATATAAGTATTAAATACTTTGATGCTAATGGGAACAATGTACTAACCTATCGTTACACCATTGCACCAGGTGAAAAATTCTCTCTCAATCCAAACTCTAACGGATACACTGATTATAATCAGGCAAAAATTGAAAGCGATAGTTACTTTATAGCCTATTCAAAGGTTATGACAGCAACAGGTCAGATGACATCCTATTTGTTACCGCAGATGAGTGATAAATTATTTATCCCGCATGTTGCTGAAGAGACAGATTACTGGGATACCTCTATGTTTATATCATCACTTGAATCAACAGATGTTAAAGTTAAGGTTGGAGAAAATGAAAACACTTACAACATTCCTGTATTCTCACAACTAATAAACCTCGAAGATTTATTGGGAGATGATGTAAATGAAGCAAAAACCTGGGGTACAGTTGAATCTATTCAGAATAATCCATTTGAAGACACACAACCTTTAGGAGGATTTGAGGTATTCCAGCACAATGAAACAGACGGTGCGGCAATAGAACTACAATCATCAGGAAGTAGAACACTATTTATCCCGCATATTCCAGAAGAAACAGACATTTTCTGGACAGGATTTGCCATAGTAAACCCAAATGATGAGGATGCAAACATTGTTGTAGACCTGTACACCAAAGATGGAGAACAGGTTGCGTCAATCCCAATGACAATTGAGGCAAATACAAAACTTAAAGCATTGGCAAGTGATTTATTTGGAGAGGCTAATGGCAGTGCAGAATGGGGAATAATCCGTTCAGACAAAGACATAATTGGAATGGAAATATACGGTACAGTTGCAAACGGGATATGTGGATTTGCATTACCATCCCTTGCAACGACAGAAGGGTACTTACCTGAGCTTATAACCGGAGACAATTACTGGAACGGGATAGCAATAACCAATCCATCCAATGAAACAGCAACTGTTGATATAAGTCTAATAAGCAAGGATGGTATTGTAAAAGACACAAAACAGATTGAATTACAATCAATGGCAAGGTATAAGTCAGTTGTAAAAGACTTATTTGCAGATGTTGAAATTGAATCAACTGACTATATCTATTACAAATCAACAATATCAGTAATTGCGATATCGGTTAGTGGAGATTTAGACAGAACATTTATGTTTTCCCTCGTTGGAAGAGAGTAAAAGTAATCAACTTGCATAATTCAGGCGGCCTGAAAAAGGCCGCCTTTTTTAACAAAACAGGTAAGAGAAAAAAAGGAATTAAGAATTTTTATACAGACATTCTTAAAAATTTAATACTGGATGTCACAAAAAAATTAACATTACCTTGACAAGTTAGCCAATTATTTTAGAATAAAAAAGATTTTAAAAGAGTTTATTATTATGGATAGAAAACTCATTTTTGAAGCTGTAAAAAATGGAGACTTGGAAGCCGTTAAATTACTCATAAATAAAGGTGCTAATGTAAACGAGAAAACTGAAACCGCATTCACTCCCCTGCATATTGCTGCTGAAGAGTGCCATTTTGAGATTGCAAAATTCCTTATTTCAAAAGGTGCAAATATAAATGCAAAAACAATAGGTGGATGGAGAGGGGGACGTACCCCTCTTCACTTTGCAGCAAGGGGAAATTGTGTAAAGATAGCAGATTATCTGTTATCAAAAGGTGTTAAAGTAGATGTAAAGGATGAGGATGGCTTTACACCATTGCACTATTCCGCTTTGTACGGGAATCAAGAAATGGTAGAGTTTCTGATATCAAAGGGAACAGATGTAAACTCTAAAACCAACCTTAATTCAAGTGTTTACTGGACTCCTCTTCACTTTGCAGTTGAAGAGGGACATAAAGAAATTGCACTTATACTTGTTTCACACGGAGCAGATATTTACTCAGCGGATAAAAAAGGCAAAACAGCCCTTGATTATGCAAAAGAAAAGGGATTAACAGATTTGATTGAAAAAATTTTAGAAGCTGTGAAACAAAAATAAAACCACCCTAAATCCCTTCAGCAAATAACCCGATATAATCTTTTACCAAATTACAATCTTGACGATAATTAACATTTTCGGTTATTTTAGTTTAAAACAGGTTTTTCTGGGATTTTAATTTGAGGCATAAAAAAATGGTGGGGTATGAGGGATTCGAACCCCCGACCCACTGATTAAGAGTCAGTTGCTCTACCAACTGAGCTAATACCCCACCGAAAGCGGTCAAGCCGTGTAATAATTTACAACGGCTTGGCCAAAAAGTCAAGAATTATCTTTTCATTTTTAGATACATTTCGCACGCAACTTCAACATAGTCAAGGGTAAAATCTTCCATCTTGTGGAATTCAAGGTATCTGTAAATTTCATCCCTGTGAGGAACAAC from Thermotomaculum hydrothermale carries:
- a CDS encoding SLC13 family permease, producing MSRFKWIAIAFIGFLLIILFPIQGLNFNQKAVLATTFAMAILWLSDAIPMGATSLLPLALFPLLGVLSASEVAKPYAHRLIFLFLGGLIIAQAIQKWGLHKRIAVNIVDFLGANPNTIILGFMVATAFLSMWMSNTATTLMMMPIGLALIQSFSEKMKDSLDFLNFSKTLMLSIAFAASIGGVATLVGTPPNLVFAGMYNKLFGAQISFARWMEIGLPISLFLLAFAWVYMVFFCFPFKGLPKENMKKIIDIEKESLSKMSFEEKIVLVIFALTAIGWITRAGFNFGSFKIRGWVSFFPYGKYIKDSTVAMFFATLMFFLPAKEKGKAIIDFSDVVKIPWEVLFLFGGGFALAESFKATELTHWVGHKFAFITHLHPLVLVFLVILVLGTLTQFTSNTATTTIMLPILAGIAQTANIDPLILLIPATLGASFAFVLPVATPPNAIVMGSGVISVKDMAKAGIWLQVFATIFVTIYCYFFLM
- a CDS encoding sulfite exporter TauE/SafE family protein — protein: MEYLIFNSFQVFLIAGIIIFLGQVIYAALGFGSAMVSITLLSLVFGDLSQIIPYFLLLCIPTEIAIVYKNRKTIDFSFVKKFVLFLFAGLLIGSYLLKNAVPEKLVIYLGITISIIALYFLFFEKKLAFSFKKNGFAGKILSFITGILGGVYGISGPPIIIFLKGLKLNKSEFRATILSIFFSMSILRTVIYTFLGLYNIKILLTAIFTFPFVMLGLYLGNKIHLTFSETKFKKITAAVLLINGLILVIKNLT
- a CDS encoding ankyrin repeat domain-containing protein; this translates as MDRKLIFEAVKNGDLEAVKLLINKGANVNEKTETAFTPLHIAAEECHFEIAKFLISKGANINAKTIGGWRGGRTPLHFAARGNCVKIADYLLSKGVKVDVKDEDGFTPLHYSALYGNQEMVEFLISKGTDVNSKTNLNSSVYWTPLHFAVEEGHKEIALILVSHGADIYSADKKGKTALDYAKEKGLTDLIEKILEAVKQK
- a CDS encoding lysophospholipid acyltransferase family protein, coding for MSDLALKLVPTIVSTYMKICHYTALSRTMINVEPVIDMYQKNQGFIYAFWHNRIFMASFGVPEYIHKYVPIISKSKDGEFIARTVGKLGVKAYARGSSSRYGKNAYQSAIEHLKMEDKGYVVAVTPDGPLGPKYVAKDGVARIALATGKPIVCFAYNASKKIVANSWDNFIIPLPCSDFVYVYDKPFFADKNISVKENLEIITERLNKVTAIADNWEF
- a CDS encoding dynamin family protein, which produces MVNSHSPSPKICDCLAFIEKSKSVIGNLKGDFFENELKKLTLLEERFSEGRLNLAVLGQFKRGKSTLLNALLGVDVLPSAVVPLTAIPTFLKSGKNLSAKIVFNSERKPEIFEVENISQLRVFVGQFVTEENNPENEKNVLEVEIKIPDNPLLKNRVVLIDTPGIGSTYKHNTEATLNFLPQCDAALFVVSSDPPITEVELDFLKKVKEKVPRLFFVLNKIDYLDEDERGEVLDFLKKNLEKAGIDGNLKVFPVSAKQALKGKLKNDENLLISSNIQEIEEHLVGFLAKEKSEALSKAIALKVLHSLNEVLLNVDIELKSLLMPIDVLEEKLTLFERKIDELKYEKQAAFDLLKGDNNRLHQFLEEYSSELREKSEEYLEGVMDEVIASSNKEKIDEIEIRNKLAEVIPVFFEKKMGETTELFEKKVSDLLNRHKERANSLIISIKNIAAELFDVSYSKLQEDRLFELTHEPYWVTHKWNTTFNPIPPAVVDKVMPLKVRNRRIVKRIKEQIHSLVISNIENIRWSIYQSIDKSFRTFERTLEEKFDTTLKSTYGAVKLAMKKRVEQKEKVEKDIENLELIKQRLNGLIDELNLFLKSG
- a CDS encoding YicC/YloC family endoribonuclease translates to MRSMTGFAEAKREFDGFTVNIVIKSINSKYLDANVKIDDNFQSFENDIISIVKTKVKRGRVSIFITIEFDTSKYPVIVNEEKVKPILEQIEKIQKEFPSFDFNVPLNVFLSQNNGFFENQLTDELKEKIKQAILETLDSILDTFNKSREKEGEFLKKDFKERLNRIEILLEEIEKQRDGFFEKQLEKYRKLIGGLVKEGDENRIMIEAGILADKLDISEELTRLKSHVSVFRETMEEKEKAIGKKLDFILQEMMRESNTIGSKGKDKNISKLVIELKTEIEKIREQVQNIE
- a CDS encoding SBBP repeat-containing protein — encoded protein: MKRFDTFGKSNLINHNANSNTTNKQEIKLSKTLKLAPSYFIPNRSKVKGGKKIIDNNEVTAFVQTKKGRILFTPKGAFIGITVPKNPKEIERRRTNKKNSKMPIDQIENERGKDAKLIVIGLGFEGKNKGKSKSITPELEEKTKAKVNFLIGEKENWQRNIPTYRKLVYENVWDGIDVEYIGYMDKLEYRVILNPNANPDNIIMITGAEDLELTEEGNLIAELDGGKLYIGKPLAYQEIDGKRVDVKVSFKILSNGRYTFELGNYNPNYKLIIDPVLEWSTYVGGDREWDGERKNSITIDSSGNIYVCGYTESSNFPTTTGAYQTTFSDGYYDTFVFKLNSNGSDLIYSTYVGGSGADYAESIAIDFSGNVYVCGYIGSSDFPTTSNAYQTSNNGDYDALVFKLNSDGSDLVYSTYVGGSDNDRATSLSLDSSGNAYVCGFTQSSDFPTTTGAYQTTNNGGYDAFVFKLSSDGSSLVYSTYVGGIDGDFAYSLSLDSSGNTYVCGATLSGFPTTTGAYQTTNNGSYDAIVFKLNSDGSDLVYSTYVGGSDWELPNSIAVDSSHNAYVCGYTQSSDFPTTTDAYQITYNDGYEDGFVFKLNNDGSSLVYSTYIGGSKSDRATSIIIDSSHNAYVCGYTNSSDFPKTQGTYDSNIPHGYVAFVLKFNNKNTCTISASAGAGGTISPSGNVTVNVGDDITFTISANSGYHIKDVLVDGSSVGAVSSYTFQRVTSNHSIEAQFEANSQITYSITATAGTGGTINPSGNVTVNEGVDISFTISANSGYHIKDVLVDGSSVGAVSTYTFQNVTSNHTIEAQFEANSQITYSITATAGTGGTINPSGNVIVNERRNITFTISANSGYHIKDVLVDGSSVGAVSTYTFQNVTSNHTIEAQFEANSQITYSITATAGTGGTINPSGDITVNYGDDVTFTITPDSGNFIEDVTVDGHSVGRVQTYTFYNVHSDHKIHAVFTDTLPPTITSAKAQSLRGQLPLKVNFTCNAYDPDGGAIVRYIWHIDGDDFSDTVVTFDGLCNYMFVKPDTYHISVTVIDDEGESASVVLKDFTNEDTTIVVENPQHFNLVMPLPVVSIGKSANSSKDINIHNIVTSILNLTNEKSHISIKYFDANGNNVLTYRYTIAPGEKFSLNPNSNGYTDYNQAKIESDSYFIAYSKVMTATGQMTSYLLPQMSDKLFIPHVAEETDYWDTSMFISSLESTDVKVKVGENENTYNIPVFSQLINLEDLLGDDVNEAKTWGTVESIQNNPFEDTQPLGGFEVFQHNETDGAAIELQSSGSRTLFIPHIPEETDIFWTGFAIVNPNDEDANIVVDLYTKDGEQVASIPMTIEANTKLKALASDLFGEANGSAEWGIIRSDKDIIGMEIYGTVANGICGFALPSLATTEGYLPELITGDNYWNGIAITNPSNETATVDISLISKDGIVKDTKQIELQSMARYKSVVKDLFADVEIESTDYIYYKSTISVIAISVSGDLDRTFMFSLVGRE